The genomic window AGGTGGGAAATGAGCCACGCAGACGATTCACATCAACCGGGGCGACGCAGATTTCTCGCCACGGCCGCCACGGCTGCCACCGTCGCCGCCACCGCCACCGCTCCGGTGGCGTCTGCACATCGTGTGCTAAGCAATCCGGCAGCCGATGACAGCGACATCGTGCCGTTCTGGGGTGACTATCAGGCCGGCATCGCCACGCCGCAGCAAGGCCATGTCTATTTCGCCGCGTTCGATCTCACCACCGACAAGCGCGATGACGTGATCGCCATGCTGCGCGCGTGGACCGATGCATCGGCGCGCATGACACAAGGCCAGCCCGCCGCACCGCTCAACGATGACTTGTCCACCGAAGCGGCAGATTCCGGTGAAGCCGTCGGTCTGTCGCCTCATCGCCTCACGCTCACTTTCGGCTTTGGTCCGGGCTTTTTCGCAACCAAGGACGGCGTCGATCGCTTTGGCGTGGGCAAGCATCGTCCCCAGGCGCTGGTTGATCTGCCGCGTTTCAACGGTGATCAGCTGGTGGCCGAGCGTACTGGCGGAGACGTGTGCGTGCAGGCTTGCGCCGATGACCCGCAAGTGGCGTTTCATGCCGTGCGTCAGCTGACACGTCTTGCCTATGCATCGGCCAAACTGCGCTGGGCGCAGCCGGGTTTTCTGGCTGCGCAAAAAGACAAAGGCACGCCACGCAATCTGATGGGCTTCAAGGACGGCACCATGAATCCGCCCATCAACAGCCCGGCCATGATGAATCAATACGTGTGGGCCGGCGACGAAGCCGACTGGATGAAGCAGGGTAGCTATCTCGTTGCACGCCCGATCCGCATTGCGCTGGAACACTGGGACCGCATGAAGCTCGGCTTCCAGGAACAGGTGATGGGCCGCCACAAGGACACCGGCGCGCCGTTGGGCAGCAAGAACGAAAAAGATGGACTGAACCTGGATGCCAACGATGCCGATGGCAATCCGCTGATTCCCGACAACTCGCACGTGCGTCTTGGCGCACCGGCGGTGAATGATGGCGCGCAGATCCTGCGCCGCTCTTACTCCTACGATAACGGCCTCAGCTTCACTGCCGAACGCTGGCCGCCGTGGCGACAGGCTATGGAATTTGACGCGGGCCTGTTGTTTCTCTGCTATCAGAAAGATCCGCGCACCGGCTTCATCAAGATCTTCGAGAACATGTCGAAGTTCGACATGATGAATCAGTTTGTCACGCACATCGGCGGTGGGGTGTTTGCGTGCCCGCCGGGCGTGAAGCAGGGTGGCTATATCGGGCAGCCGTTGTTTGAGATGGCTTAACACGCCTC from Dyella caseinilytica includes these protein-coding regions:
- the efeB gene encoding iron uptake transporter deferrochelatase/peroxidase subunit, with amino-acid sequence MSHADDSHQPGRRRFLATAATAATVAATATAPVASAHRVLSNPAADDSDIVPFWGDYQAGIATPQQGHVYFAAFDLTTDKRDDVIAMLRAWTDASARMTQGQPAAPLNDDLSTEAADSGEAVGLSPHRLTLTFGFGPGFFATKDGVDRFGVGKHRPQALVDLPRFNGDQLVAERTGGDVCVQACADDPQVAFHAVRQLTRLAYASAKLRWAQPGFLAAQKDKGTPRNLMGFKDGTMNPPINSPAMMNQYVWAGDEADWMKQGSYLVARPIRIALEHWDRMKLGFQEQVMGRHKDTGAPLGSKNEKDGLNLDANDADGNPLIPDNSHVRLGAPAVNDGAQILRRSYSYDNGLSFTAERWPPWRQAMEFDAGLLFLCYQKDPRTGFIKIFENMSKFDMMNQFVTHIGGGVFACPPGVKQGGYIGQPLFEMA